In Candidatus Poribacteria bacterium, the following are encoded in one genomic region:
- the der gene encoding ribosome biogenesis GTPase Der, which yields METVRPIVAIVGRPNVGKSSLFNRITGNSRRQKRGDRLRNDPVESESSLTDDLKLETEDYKVESRRLKADRRYAVVHDTPGVTRDRNYADVEWADRAFTIVDTGGLDVDPDDRLIDNVQAQVDAALAEASLVLFVVDARVGIMPHDRVVVDKLRIAGKPIFLVVNKVDSDRFHNEAAEFYALGLTELMWTSCVQNDGIRELLDRVVEVLPEIDETVHDAPATMKIAIVGRPNVGKSSFINSLLGEDRMIVDDRPGTTRDAVNIRIVHDNIPFEVVDTAGMRRKSTIKDELESATVQRAIHSIRQSDIAVLVLDVTQEVAQQDKTIANFIERQGKASVLVMNKWDLVDKDNTTHPTFMDAIDAQLPQLGYVPRVFTSALTGQRVTQVLTTALEVYREYCTHIPTPALNELLLELRSAHPPPRVKGVRPALKYITQVETKPPTFLIFGRNIHRVQQPYDAYLVNSIRKEFGFHGTPIRIFYRRS from the coding sequence ATGGAAACCGTGCGACCCATTGTTGCGATCGTCGGCAGACCGAACGTCGGGAAATCGTCACTTTTCAATCGAATCACTGGAAATAGCCGCCGGCAGAAGCGTGGTGATCGGTTAAGAAATGATCCTGTTGAATCGGAGTCCTCTTTAACTGATGACCTAAAACTGGAAACTGAAGACTATAAAGTTGAAAGTCGGCGACTGAAAGCTGATCGCCGATACGCTGTCGTTCATGATACTCCGGGCGTGACGCGCGACAGGAACTACGCTGACGTAGAATGGGCAGACCGAGCTTTTACTATCGTTGACACCGGCGGTTTGGACGTTGATCCCGATGACCGACTCATTGATAATGTTCAAGCACAGGTGGATGCTGCCTTGGCTGAAGCGAGTCTTGTCCTTTTTGTCGTTGACGCACGAGTTGGTATCATGCCACACGATAGAGTTGTCGTTGATAAACTCAGAATCGCTGGTAAACCTATCTTCCTCGTCGTCAATAAGGTAGACAGCGACAGATTTCACAATGAAGCCGCCGAGTTTTACGCACTCGGATTGACAGAGCTGATGTGGACATCGTGCGTCCAAAACGATGGGATTCGGGAACTCCTTGACCGCGTTGTTGAAGTCCTTCCAGAGATCGACGAAACTGTTCACGACGCGCCTGCCACAATGAAAATCGCTATTGTTGGCAGACCGAATGTCGGAAAATCTTCGTTTATCAACAGTTTGTTAGGTGAAGATAGAATGATTGTTGATGACCGACCCGGTACCACGCGCGATGCAGTGAATATTCGAATCGTTCACGACAATATCCCTTTTGAGGTCGTTGATACGGCAGGAATGCGGCGTAAATCCACTATCAAAGATGAGCTTGAATCCGCAACCGTACAACGCGCGATACACAGTATTCGCCAGAGCGACATCGCTGTACTTGTGCTGGATGTAACCCAAGAGGTAGCGCAACAGGATAAGACTATCGCTAATTTCATCGAACGACAAGGGAAAGCCTCCGTTTTAGTCATGAACAAGTGGGATCTGGTTGATAAGGACAATACAACACATCCAACGTTTATGGATGCGATAGATGCTCAACTTCCGCAACTCGGCTATGTTCCACGTGTCTTTACTTCGGCGCTAACTGGACAACGCGTTACCCAAGTATTAACGACTGCTCTTGAGGTATACCGTGAGTATTGTACACACATCCCTACACCGGCACTCAACGAATTGCTTTTAGAATTGCGTAGTGCACATCCACCGCCGCGGGTTAAAGGTGTACGTCCCGCACTTAAATATATTACACAGGTAGAAACTAAACCCCCTACTTTCTTAATCTTCGGACGGAATATCCATCGCGTCCAGCAGCCCTATGATGCGTACCTTGTCAACAGTATTCGGAAGGAATTCGGATTTCACGGCACACCGATACGGATTTTTTATCGCAGATCATAG
- a CDS encoding D-glycerate dehydrogenase yields the protein MSKFKVFVTRPIREEIRAKIAEECEVDMWHTSAILPPIADRIPPLDGLMTYGHEPVSPEMIATAPNLKAISVVGVGYDHVHVEACRERGIAVGHTPGVLSDTTADMTMALLLATARNIVPAYNHVQVDKQWHYYDPNILWGTDVHHSTLGIVGMGRIGHAVAKRARAFDMRVLYYKRERRPDWEQELGVEYGTLENLLEVSDFVTLHVPLTEETTHLIGEAELALMKKTAILVNIARGPVVDHYALYDALKQGQIAGAAVDVTEPEPINTDHPLLSLDNVIVAPHLGSATVQTRMKMMTMAMENLLAGLKGEQLPYGVLQPNF from the coding sequence TTGTCGAAATTTAAAGTCTTTGTTACGCGTCCTATCCGGGAAGAGATCCGCGCGAAGATAGCAGAAGAATGTGAGGTCGATATGTGGCACACGAGCGCCATTTTGCCGCCTATCGCAGATAGAATTCCGCCACTTGATGGGTTAATGACTTATGGGCATGAGCCTGTCTCTCCAGAGATGATTGCTACAGCACCGAATCTCAAAGCGATCTCTGTCGTCGGAGTCGGTTATGACCACGTCCATGTTGAAGCGTGTAGAGAACGCGGGATCGCGGTTGGACATACACCGGGGGTTCTCAGTGATACCACCGCCGATATGACCATGGCACTCCTGCTTGCCACTGCTCGAAATATTGTTCCTGCCTATAACCATGTCCAAGTTGATAAACAGTGGCATTACTATGACCCAAACATCCTCTGGGGAACTGATGTACATCATTCCACTTTGGGGATTGTAGGTATGGGACGCATTGGGCATGCGGTTGCCAAACGTGCCAGAGCCTTTGATATGCGTGTCCTTTATTACAAACGTGAACGTCGACCCGATTGGGAACAAGAACTCGGTGTAGAATACGGAACACTTGAAAATCTATTGGAAGTCTCCGATTTCGTGACGCTTCACGTCCCGTTAACCGAAGAAACAACACACCTCATCGGCGAAGCAGAACTTGCTTTGATGAAAAAGACAGCCATTTTAGTCAATATCGCGAGAGGTCCCGTCGTTGATCACTACGCTTTATATGATGCACTTAAGCAGGGACAGATTGCAGGTGCAGCCGTCGATGTAACCGAACCAGAACCGATTAATACCGACCATCCGCTTCTCAGTTTGGACAATGTTATTGTTGCCCCACACCTTGGGAGCGCAACTGTCCAAACGCGGATGAAGATGATGACAATGGCAATGGAGAATTTGCTCGCAGGTTTGAAAGGAGAGCAATTGCCTTATGGTGTGCTTCAACCAAATTTTTAA